One part of the Oligoflexus sp. genome encodes these proteins:
- the hemL gene encoding glutamate-1-semialdehyde 2,1-aminomutase, translating to MSRKTLSFARSKKLFDEACQIIPGGVNSPVRAFKQVDAHPLFIKKAEGAYVWDVDGNRFVDYVGSWGPAILGHAHPEVVKAVTEVLSQGFSFGAPCEAEITLTRKVQEILPSVDMLRLVSSGTEACMSALRVARGYTGREKVVKFTGCYHGHADMLLVKAGSGIATLGIPGSPGVPQGSTKDTITLAFNDSEALKALFAQQGKDIAALIVEPIVGNGNFIRPKDGYLELMRELCTQHGAVLIFDEVMTGFRVGLSGVQGLKKIKPDLTTLGKVIGGGMPIGAYGGKAEIMNKVAPAGPVYQAGTLSGNPVAVTCGIKTLELLQNKYAFTDLSRRTRELVLGLKERATRHGVALSVDSEGGMFGFMFCSELPTSFEAAAQANIDQFKRFFRGMLHQGVYLAPSAFEAGFVSFAHGDQEIAATLEAADYVFANLSQY from the coding sequence ATGAGTCGCAAAACTCTCTCGTTCGCCCGCAGTAAAAAGCTTTTTGATGAAGCCTGTCAGATTATTCCCGGTGGTGTGAACTCACCCGTTCGGGCCTTTAAACAGGTCGATGCGCATCCGCTCTTCATCAAAAAAGCTGAGGGTGCTTATGTGTGGGACGTCGATGGTAACCGTTTTGTCGATTATGTCGGCAGCTGGGGCCCGGCGATCCTGGGCCATGCGCACCCCGAAGTGGTGAAGGCCGTCACCGAAGTCCTGAGCCAGGGTTTTTCCTTCGGCGCGCCCTGTGAAGCCGAGATCACGCTGACCAGGAAGGTGCAGGAGATCCTGCCGAGCGTGGACATGCTGCGTCTTGTATCGAGCGGAACGGAAGCCTGCATGTCCGCTCTGCGGGTGGCGCGCGGCTATACCGGCCGTGAAAAGGTGGTTAAATTCACCGGCTGCTACCATGGTCATGCGGATATGCTTTTGGTCAAGGCCGGCTCGGGGATTGCGACCCTTGGCATTCCTGGCAGCCCCGGTGTGCCTCAGGGATCGACCAAGGATACGATCACCCTGGCCTTTAATGACAGCGAAGCTCTGAAGGCCCTCTTCGCCCAGCAGGGCAAGGATATCGCCGCCTTGATCGTGGAACCTATCGTCGGCAACGGCAACTTTATCCGACCCAAGGATGGTTACCTGGAGCTGATGCGCGAACTCTGCACCCAGCATGGGGCGGTCTTGATCTTTGATGAAGTGATGACCGGCTTCCGTGTCGGTTTGAGTGGCGTGCAGGGTCTTAAAAAGATTAAGCCTGATCTGACCACCCTCGGCAAGGTGATCGGCGGGGGCATGCCCATTGGCGCTTACGGCGGCAAAGCGGAAATTATGAACAAGGTGGCCCCTGCGGGACCGGTCTATCAGGCCGGAACTCTGTCGGGTAACCCTGTCGCTGTAACCTGTGGAATTAAGACGCTGGAACTCCTCCAAAACAAATATGCCTTTACAGACTTGAGCCGGCGTACTAGAGAGCTGGTTCTGGGATTGAAGGAGCGGGCCACGCGTCATGGTGTAGCGCTTTCGGTCGACAGTGAAGGCGGCATGTTCGGCTTCATGTTTTGCTCGGAATTGCCCACCTCGTTTGAGGCGGCGGCCCAGGCGAATATCGACCAGTTCAAGCGTTTCTTCCGGGGCATGTTGCATCAGGGTGTTTACCTGGCTCCGTCGGCGTTCGAGGCCGGATTTGTTTCCTTCGCCCATGGCGATCAGGAGATTGCCGCGACTCTTGAAGCAGCCGATTATGTTTTCGCTAACTTGAGTCAATATTAA
- a CDS encoding transglycosylase domain-containing protein, translating into MKLEKKKFLAVLLALAGAGVLSLIVLGGFTTYLVYFGDVSELKKSTILARINEETTLYTLDEQTKIGSIFDDAHRSYVTIDQVPEHMIQAMVAAEDKNFFQHFGVDPTAIALAFGEGVQNGFRFKRGGSSITQQTVKNIMDHREHSFKRKIKELIRSFQLERMYSKQQILEFYLNQFHVTANGKGIGIAARYYFNKDVKELNLVEAAFIAGSVKAPNKYNPFVKYTREDKEEAWNNANWRKNYVLRRMYEQGWIKEDEFKVAFNEKVPFNQGKFRTQEVALVSLIRGQLDKKEILEALDMESIAELNHAGLKVYTTIDQKLQDAAQLQMRRNLSRLEMILDDYKVEDKKLYRSLRDLEVNQFYYGKVDKVVKGKTPEIQIDFGLPKGVIGTDALIRTAKILSIPTYRPYEDHLKEMMDRIKVGDIVFVEVLEYNEETHQAVLELKKRPNVNGGLIAIDEGEVRAVVSGFDSQGFNRAVFATRQPGSVFKSVVFFAALQLGWTILDRIDNERRIFPFQGKFYLPRPDHSSPYEDVSIVWAGVKSENLATVYLTAHLLDKLNFEEFKELLNSMNLMPLDGEAPRDFHYRVAKETGVQLDNNGVKEFMLARAVEELKPDLIFSGRMELLREVSKMWWGRGYMTELQNIYRLDEGDVSDRERNLRIDLVKKNWERLSTLALDARQDWKVLAARVANSGPESLFTDPQTLGLVARFRVLSSGHRPALGYVKELPGEEFKPGAKGKLVNIDPPVGRPLNPLDAQAIWGGGGVSLEDVNLGGFLPLRYYDRIAQSMEDLYQGVISQKDQYSLYQYFNHHDFRIIVGLRYLSNLSRAMGVYSKLEPVMSFGLGTNDVSVAEVAKVYQTFANGKIYRFYKDGPDNQLNFIRRIEDRDGNLLYEPKRQEFQLVDPCYAAQMSEILRKVVTHGTGRRARGELYLEYPIEGQPADKMRRIGVPAYGKTGTTNDYVTAYFAGFVPFPVKPNEALEPMVHTHVIASYVGYDHNKTMRRGGFRISGAYGALPIWTDYAKAMIKETGYQKMLDPNEPAMANIQVWPTRTHSCSAPVAVDLPQGLVMQGAGDGDSYEFTNFEKEGETFQNEFARSASVRSYVNLATVLSGGSRVPRRAFQPFLKPDGVQSGPKLIEGLPGKDNAAAREGSIPVLPVMEQVPMAKGEAPRETMGVSTPAGTASNPAPSAPSPASPAAPGSVASEVPMARPAEKSSGAEKKVEPGKKIEEDAGLQDDELW; encoded by the coding sequence TTGAAACTCGAAAAAAAGAAATTCCTGGCCGTCCTGCTTGCGTTGGCTGGGGCTGGGGTGTTGAGCCTTATCGTTCTGGGAGGCTTCACAACATACCTGGTGTACTTTGGCGATGTGTCGGAACTTAAAAAATCGACCATCCTCGCCCGCATCAACGAGGAAACCACGCTCTATACCCTTGATGAGCAGACCAAGATCGGCAGCATCTTCGATGACGCGCATCGCAGCTATGTGACGATCGATCAGGTGCCCGAGCATATGATCCAGGCGATGGTGGCCGCGGAAGATAAGAACTTCTTCCAGCATTTCGGCGTTGATCCGACCGCGATCGCCCTGGCTTTCGGCGAAGGGGTGCAGAACGGTTTCCGCTTCAAACGCGGGGGTTCCTCGATCACCCAGCAGACCGTGAAGAATATCATGGATCATCGCGAACACTCCTTCAAGCGGAAGATCAAGGAGCTGATCCGCTCGTTCCAGCTGGAGCGCATGTATTCCAAGCAGCAGATCCTGGAATTCTATCTGAATCAGTTTCACGTCACCGCGAACGGCAAAGGCATAGGCATTGCCGCGCGTTATTATTTCAACAAGGACGTGAAGGAGCTGAACTTGGTCGAGGCCGCCTTCATCGCCGGTTCGGTGAAGGCTCCGAACAAATACAATCCCTTCGTGAAGTATACGCGCGAAGACAAGGAAGAGGCCTGGAACAACGCCAACTGGCGGAAGAACTACGTTCTGCGCCGCATGTATGAGCAGGGCTGGATCAAGGAAGACGAATTCAAGGTCGCCTTCAATGAAAAAGTCCCCTTCAACCAGGGTAAATTCCGAACCCAGGAAGTGGCCCTGGTTTCCCTGATCCGCGGCCAGCTCGATAAGAAGGAAATCCTGGAAGCCCTGGACATGGAATCCATCGCGGAGCTGAACCACGCCGGGCTCAAGGTTTATACGACCATAGACCAGAAACTGCAGGATGCCGCCCAGCTGCAGATGCGCCGGAACCTGTCGCGCCTGGAAATGATCCTGGATGATTACAAGGTCGAGGACAAGAAACTCTATCGCTCGCTGCGTGATCTGGAAGTCAATCAGTTCTATTACGGCAAGGTCGATAAGGTCGTCAAAGGCAAGACGCCTGAAATTCAAATCGACTTCGGTTTACCCAAAGGCGTGATCGGCACCGATGCTTTGATTCGCACCGCGAAAATCCTTTCGATCCCCACCTACCGTCCCTATGAAGATCATCTGAAAGAAATGATGGACCGCATCAAGGTCGGCGACATCGTCTTTGTCGAGGTGCTCGAATACAACGAGGAAACTCATCAGGCGGTGCTGGAACTCAAAAAACGCCCGAACGTCAACGGCGGTCTGATTGCGATTGACGAAGGCGAGGTGCGCGCCGTGGTCTCGGGCTTTGATTCGCAAGGTTTCAACCGCGCGGTCTTCGCCACCCGGCAGCCGGGTTCGGTCTTTAAATCCGTGGTCTTCTTCGCCGCCTTGCAGCTCGGCTGGACCATCCTCGATCGCATCGATAACGAACGCCGCATCTTTCCCTTCCAAGGGAAGTTCTATCTGCCGCGCCCTGACCACAGCAGCCCTTATGAAGATGTTTCGATCGTCTGGGCCGGTGTGAAGTCGGAAAACCTTGCGACCGTCTACCTGACCGCGCATCTATTGGACAAGCTGAATTTCGAGGAGTTCAAGGAGCTTTTGAACTCCATGAACCTGATGCCTTTGGATGGTGAAGCCCCCCGCGACTTCCATTACCGCGTGGCCAAGGAAACGGGCGTGCAGCTCGACAATAACGGGGTGAAAGAGTTCATGCTCGCGCGCGCGGTCGAAGAACTGAAGCCCGATCTGATCTTCTCGGGCCGCATGGAACTTCTGCGCGAAGTGAGCAAGATGTGGTGGGGCCGCGGGTACATGACCGAACTCCAGAACATCTACCGTCTGGATGAAGGCGATGTTTCGGATCGCGAACGGAACCTGCGCATCGACCTTGTGAAGAAAAACTGGGAACGCCTTTCGACTCTCGCGCTGGATGCCCGTCAGGACTGGAAGGTTCTGGCCGCGCGCGTGGCGAATTCGGGACCTGAATCCCTCTTCACCGATCCGCAGACATTGGGCCTCGTCGCCCGCTTCCGCGTGCTGTCGTCCGGTCACCGTCCGGCTCTGGGCTATGTGAAAGAACTGCCCGGCGAAGAATTCAAACCCGGAGCCAAAGGCAAGCTTGTGAATATAGATCCGCCCGTGGGTCGTCCTTTGAATCCGCTCGACGCGCAGGCCATCTGGGGTGGCGGCGGCGTGAGCCTTGAGGATGTGAACCTCGGCGGCTTTCTGCCCCTTCGCTACTACGATCGCATCGCCCAGTCGATGGAGGATCTTTATCAGGGCGTGATCTCGCAGAAAGATCAGTACTCCCTTTATCAGTACTTCAATCATCATGACTTCCGCATCATCGTCGGCCTTCGCTACCTCAGCAACCTGTCGCGCGCGATGGGCGTCTATTCGAAGCTGGAGCCGGTCATGTCCTTTGGTTTGGGAACCAACGATGTGTCGGTCGCGGAGGTGGCGAAAGTCTATCAGACCTTTGCGAACGGGAAGATCTACCGCTTCTATAAAGATGGTCCTGATAACCAGCTGAACTTCATCCGGCGGATCGAGGATCGTGATGGGAACCTGCTCTATGAACCCAAACGCCAGGAATTCCAGCTGGTCGATCCCTGCTACGCGGCCCAGATGAGCGAGATCCTCAGAAAAGTCGTCACCCACGGAACTGGTCGCCGGGCCCGCGGTGAGCTTTACCTGGAATATCCGATCGAGGGCCAGCCAGCGGACAAGATGCGCAGGATCGGTGTCCCCGCTTACGGCAAAACAGGAACGACCAACGATTACGTGACCGCTTACTTCGCTGGTTTCGTGCCCTTCCCGGTGAAGCCGAACGAAGCCCTGGAGCCCATGGTCCATACCCACGTGATCGCTTCCTATGTGGGCTACGATCATAACAAGACCATGCGTCGCGGCGGTTTCCGCATCTCGGGTGCCTACGGTGCCCTTCCGATCTGGACGGATTATGCGAAGGCCATGATCAAGGAAACCGGCTATCAGAAGATGCTCGACCCCAATGAGCCGGCCATGGCGAACATCCAGGTCTGGCCAACCCGCACGCACAGCTGCTCGGCCCCGGTTGCCGTGGACCTGCCGCAGGGCCTTGTCATGCAAGGTGCGGGTGATGGTGATTCCTACGAATTCACCAACTTCGAAAAAGAAGGCGAAACCTTCCAGAATGAATTCGCCCGCAGCGCCAGCGTTCGCTCCTATGTGAACCTTGCCACAGTTTTGAGCGGCGGATCCCGCGTGCCCCGTCGCGCGTTCCAACCCTTCTTGAAACCTGATGGCGTGCAGAGTGGTCCCAAACTGATCGAAGGTCTGCCAGGCAAGGATAATGCGGCGGCTCGCGAGGGCAGCATTCCCGTCCTTCCCGTCATGGAACAGGTTCCCATGGCGAAAGGTGAGGCCCCGCGGGAAACAATGGGTGTGTCCACTCCCGCGGGAACTGCTTCCAATCCCGCTCCCTCCGCTCCGTCCCCTGCTTCGCCTGCGGCTCCCGGCAGCGTGGCCAGCGAAGTCCCGATGGCTCGACCGGCCGAGAAAAGCTCGGGCGCGGAAAAAAAGGTGGAACCCGGTAAGAAAATCGAAGAGGATGCAGGGCTTCAGGACGATGAACTCTGGTGA
- a CDS encoding S1C family serine protease, with translation MRKSGWCLGVDQGLGFWRHLAAKQGLGLRCRLAAKQGLGLLRHLGILCCLLPSLAEARIFQSFHDIVAQVEPSVVHIQTRERPLRPANGTDPYFHFFQSQPPQNSTSFPLGTGFLIQPAGYVVTSFQIVDGLQRLEIITTQKKRYAAEYVGGDRQSDLALLRIKDAKGLRTLDFADSNAVETGDPVLGFGFPLGFKPLVTSGMIAARGQVMGAGPFDAHFMLDLPTHPGNLGGPLVDTRGRVIGLLASPGAGLSHFGFALPSRLMQALIRDLIKDGKLQRPWLGLVARNIPSLDSVAELYDPSIRAGVLVDNLIVEGPAARATLQVGDLILSLGEQKIQNIGDLQVFLRSKKPGDRVNAKVFRRRAGQVNIPIQLGEIPGAQDLPQERDLY, from the coding sequence ATGAGAAAAAGCGGATGGTGCCTCGGCGTCGATCAAGGCCTCGGTTTCTGGCGCCACCTCGCTGCCAAACAAGGCCTCGGTCTGCGATGCCGCCTCGCTGCCAAACAAGGCCTCGGTCTTTTGCGCCACCTCGGAATCCTATGCTGTCTCCTCCCCTCCCTGGCGGAAGCACGCATTTTTCAGAGTTTTCATGATATCGTAGCGCAGGTCGAGCCCAGCGTCGTGCATATTCAGACCAGGGAAAGGCCATTGCGTCCTGCGAATGGGACGGATCCTTATTTCCATTTTTTTCAAAGTCAGCCGCCGCAAAACAGCACGAGCTTTCCGCTCGGGACGGGTTTTCTGATTCAGCCCGCAGGCTACGTCGTCACCTCGTTTCAGATCGTCGACGGACTCCAGCGCCTCGAAATCATCACGACGCAAAAAAAGCGTTACGCCGCGGAATACGTGGGTGGAGATCGGCAGAGTGATCTGGCCCTTTTGCGCATCAAAGATGCAAAAGGTTTGCGCACGCTGGATTTTGCCGACAGCAATGCCGTGGAAACCGGCGACCCCGTCCTGGGTTTTGGTTTCCCCTTGGGTTTCAAACCACTCGTGACATCAGGCATGATTGCCGCACGAGGCCAGGTCATGGGAGCCGGTCCTTTCGATGCGCATTTCATGCTGGATTTACCGACTCATCCTGGCAATCTTGGTGGGCCCTTGGTCGATACGCGCGGACGTGTCATCGGTCTTTTGGCTTCACCGGGCGCGGGCCTTTCCCACTTCGGCTTTGCTCTGCCATCCCGGTTAATGCAGGCTTTGATCCGGGATCTGATCAAGGACGGCAAGCTACAGAGGCCCTGGCTCGGCCTTGTGGCCAGAAATATTCCCTCGCTCGATAGTGTCGCGGAACTTTATGATCCCAGCATTCGCGCCGGGGTTTTGGTCGACAATTTGATCGTGGAAGGACCGGCCGCACGCGCGACTCTGCAGGTCGGTGATCTGATTCTGTCGCTCGGCGAACAGAAGATTCAAAACATCGGTGATCTGCAGGTCTTTTTAAGGTCGAAAAAGCCCGGGGATCGGGTGAATGCCAAGGTTTTTCGACGCCGTGCCGGACAAGTTAACATACCGATTCAACTCGGAGAAATACCCGGCGCTCAGGATCTTCCACAGGAACGTGATCTCTATTAA
- a CDS encoding transketolase, giving the protein MNDLQTINVLKGLVIDGVDKAKSGHPGGAMSSMDFAYLLFREYLRFDPKDTKWLGRDRFVLSAGHESMLIYSFLHSIGWLPMDELKRFRQLHSKTPGHPENFITDGVECTTGPLGQGAAMSVGFAIAAKHQAAVLDEELFGHRTWALLGDGCMQEDITLGAASLAGHLKLDNLIWYYDRNAVQISGKISRSASDDYKMVFEGMGWDVVVVDGHDHGQLRKVLDSTEKKLKRPLLIIGNSTMAKGAHSLEGSEKTHGSPLPADERTKTKERLGLPNEAFYAPQEFYDNFRKFFGAKSERVANWKKRLETKQADANFKKLFTAYYETNTWRNLPQVQWPRDKEHPTRNAFGDVILKWAEALPNLMGGSADLEPSNCLEGFAHLVGDFSNENAKNRNLAFGVREFPMSAITNGMALHGGVIPFDATFLSFADYSRPALRLGAIQRCRVIHEFTHDSFHLGEDGPTHQPVEHMMSLRLIPNFYLMRPADAYETQVMMEVALNLTSAPSAICLSRQKLPMLPVSSETLAQARFGAYAVVDTDTPELVIMATGSEVSLALDALKLLPGVKAKVVSMPCWELFDEQPKSYKDKVLNPKCSKRVSIEAGSTLGWQKYTGSDGLNIGLDRYGDSAPAGDLAKEYGFTPEQVAARIKNYLDLK; this is encoded by the coding sequence ATGAATGACTTGCAAACGATTAATGTGCTCAAGGGCCTTGTCATCGACGGCGTTGACAAAGCGAAATCAGGACACCCAGGCGGTGCCATGTCCAGCATGGATTTTGCCTATCTCCTGTTCCGTGAGTACCTCCGTTTCGATCCGAAAGACACCAAGTGGCTGGGCCGTGACCGCTTCGTTCTGAGCGCTGGCCATGAGTCCATGTTGATCTATAGTTTCCTGCACTCCATTGGCTGGCTGCCGATGGATGAACTGAAACGCTTCCGTCAGCTGCATTCCAAAACTCCGGGTCACCCCGAAAACTTCATCACCGATGGCGTGGAATGTACGACCGGGCCTTTGGGCCAGGGCGCGGCCATGTCCGTGGGTTTTGCCATTGCGGCGAAACATCAGGCGGCGGTTTTGGATGAAGAGCTCTTCGGCCACCGCACCTGGGCGCTTTTGGGTGACGGTTGTATGCAGGAGGATATCACCCTCGGTGCGGCGTCGCTCGCAGGTCACCTGAAACTTGATAACCTGATCTGGTATTACGATCGCAACGCGGTGCAGATCTCGGGTAAAATTTCCCGCTCCGCATCCGATGATTATAAGATGGTGTTCGAAGGCATGGGCTGGGATGTGGTGGTCGTCGACGGCCACGATCACGGCCAGCTGCGTAAGGTACTCGACAGCACCGAAAAGAAACTGAAAAGGCCTCTGCTCATCATCGGCAACAGTACGATGGCCAAGGGCGCTCACTCGCTCGAAGGCAGCGAGAAAACCCACGGCTCGCCGCTGCCTGCTGATGAACGCACCAAGACCAAGGAACGCCTCGGTCTGCCGAACGAAGCCTTCTACGCGCCCCAGGAATTCTACGATAATTTCCGCAAATTCTTCGGTGCGAAATCCGAGCGCGTGGCCAACTGGAAAAAACGCCTTGAGACGAAACAGGCCGACGCCAACTTCAAAAAACTTTTCACCGCCTACTACGAAACCAATACCTGGCGCAACCTGCCTCAGGTTCAGTGGCCGCGCGATAAAGAACATCCCACACGTAACGCCTTCGGTGATGTGATTTTGAAATGGGCCGAAGCCTTGCCGAACCTCATGGGCGGCAGTGCCGACCTGGAACCTTCGAACTGTCTGGAAGGCTTCGCGCATCTCGTTGGTGACTTCAGCAACGAAAATGCCAAAAATCGCAACCTCGCCTTCGGTGTGCGTGAGTTCCCGATGTCCGCCATCACCAATGGTATGGCGCTGCACGGCGGCGTGATTCCCTTCGATGCCACTTTCCTCTCGTTCGCCGACTACTCGCGTCCCGCCCTGCGTTTGGGCGCGATTCAACGCTGCCGCGTAATTCATGAATTCACCCACGACTCCTTCCATTTGGGTGAAGACGGCCCGACCCACCAGCCGGTCGAGCACATGATGTCGCTCCGTTTGATTCCCAACTTCTATCTGATGCGTCCGGCCGATGCCTATGAAACCCAGGTCATGATGGAAGTTGCCCTGAACCTGACCAGCGCGCCCTCGGCGATCTGCCTGTCGCGGCAAAAACTCCCGATGCTGCCTGTGTCGTCGGAAACTCTGGCTCAGGCCCGCTTTGGTGCCTATGCTGTGGTCGACACGGACACGCCTGAACTTGTGATCATGGCCACCGGCTCGGAAGTCTCCTTGGCCCTGGATGCCCTGAAGCTTCTGCCCGGCGTCAAAGCCAAAGTGGTGTCGATGCCCTGCTGGGAACTCTTCGATGAGCAACCGAAAAGCTACAAAGACAAGGTGCTCAATCCGAAATGCAGCAAACGAGTGTCCATCGAAGCCGGCTCGACTTTGGGCTGGCAGAAGTACACCGGCAGCGACGGCCTGAACATCGGACTCGATCGTTACGGTGACAGCGCCCCGGCCGGTGATCTGGCCAAGGAGTATGGATTTACTCCCGAGCAGGTCGCGGCCCGGATCAAGAACTACCTCGATTTGAAATAA
- a CDS encoding 3-hydroxyacyl-CoA dehydrogenase/enoyl-CoA hydratase family protein, with the protein MPLKIRRVAVLGAGVMGAQIAAHLAAAGVRTHLLDLAAKEPHKDPKIAKLIGKNFRSTPALLAIENLKKLKPSPLASDSVLQNLIPGNFEDDMSVVADVDWVIEVVAERLDIKKSILKQIASHAKPHIPVTTNTSGLSLEKMSEDLDEHFHRRFFGTHFFNPPRYMKLLEIIPHSKSDPKLVKELADWIEKYLGKGIVYAKDTINFIANRIGVFNMMCSFKHMEDLGLSVETVDALTGKLMGRPASATFRTMDVVGIDVFAHVAKNVQLYAPKDPYIEMFQVPKWIEGLIQKGSLGQKSNSVGAYKKTTNAKGETEILAYRPQNDSYVAQEPQTFPWMEQTKKVYDTIERLKLILSHNDAGAQFIWRTLRDTMAYSAILLEEIADGQPLSIDNGIKWGFNWEWGPFELWQGLGYDTVLERMKLEGVKLPDWLKAGVKFYKPAPNSVDWHLTGATSQYLGPKGKDQPIPKQPHLFYLPKAHNPEDKRVVLSNASASLVDIGDGVATLVFHSKMNSINGEITDLIHKSVEKVKSDFAGMVIGNDGEVFSAGADLRGIIGAIKENKFSDIDTLLRRFQGVMQMIKYAPFPSVSCPQGLVLGGGCEVSLHTSEQILAGDTFAGLVEVGVGLIPGGGGTKELAVRAYQTAALGENADPMPFLQRAFLLIGMAKTSTSGTEAIEMGLYGSKATVTLARDYQIIRAKRRILELVENGYQPPLPRTHIKVAGDPGIQTFNMMLYNMVQARQISPYDALVGEKVATVLCGGEIDGGQTVSEEYLLDLERRVFVELCKETKTQERIEHMLKTGKPLRN; encoded by the coding sequence ATGCCGCTCAAAATACGCAGAGTTGCTGTACTCGGTGCTGGTGTGATGGGGGCGCAGATTGCAGCCCATCTCGCCGCAGCTGGGGTACGCACCCATCTTCTCGATTTGGCAGCCAAGGAACCACACAAGGATCCGAAGATCGCCAAGCTTATCGGCAAAAACTTCCGCTCGACTCCAGCCCTTCTGGCCATTGAAAACCTGAAAAAACTGAAGCCTTCGCCGCTGGCCTCGGATTCGGTTCTGCAGAACCTCATTCCCGGCAACTTCGAAGACGATATGTCGGTCGTCGCCGATGTGGATTGGGTGATCGAGGTCGTTGCGGAACGTTTGGATATCAAAAAAAGCATCCTGAAGCAGATCGCTTCGCATGCGAAGCCCCATATTCCCGTCACGACCAACACCTCGGGCCTTTCCCTGGAAAAGATGTCGGAAGACCTCGACGAGCATTTCCATCGTCGTTTCTTCGGCACGCACTTTTTCAACCCGCCGCGTTATATGAAGCTTCTGGAAATCATCCCGCATTCGAAAAGCGATCCGAAGCTGGTGAAAGAGCTGGCCGACTGGATCGAAAAATACCTGGGCAAGGGCATCGTTTACGCCAAGGACACGATCAACTTCATCGCCAACCGCATCGGCGTCTTCAACATGATGTGCTCGTTCAAGCATATGGAAGACCTGGGCCTGAGCGTGGAAACCGTGGATGCCTTGACCGGCAAACTGATGGGCCGTCCGGCCTCGGCCACCTTCCGCACCATGGACGTCGTCGGGATCGATGTCTTCGCTCATGTGGCGAAGAACGTTCAGCTCTATGCTCCCAAGGATCCTTACATCGAAATGTTCCAGGTTCCCAAATGGATCGAAGGCCTGATTCAAAAAGGTTCTTTGGGCCAGAAATCGAATTCGGTCGGCGCCTATAAAAAGACGACCAATGCCAAGGGTGAAACCGAGATCCTCGCCTATCGTCCGCAAAACGATAGCTACGTGGCTCAGGAACCGCAGACCTTCCCCTGGATGGAACAGACCAAAAAAGTTTATGACACCATCGAACGCCTGAAACTTATTTTGAGCCACAACGATGCCGGCGCCCAGTTCATCTGGAGGACGCTGCGCGATACCATGGCCTATTCCGCGATCCTGCTCGAGGAAATCGCCGACGGTCAGCCGCTCAGCATCGACAACGGCATCAAATGGGGCTTCAACTGGGAATGGGGTCCATTCGAACTCTGGCAGGGCCTGGGTTACGATACCGTCCTGGAGCGCATGAAGCTGGAAGGCGTGAAGCTTCCCGACTGGCTGAAGGCCGGCGTGAAATTCTATAAGCCTGCGCCCAACAGCGTTGATTGGCACCTGACGGGAGCCACGTCTCAGTACCTCGGACCCAAGGGCAAGGATCAGCCGATTCCGAAGCAGCCGCACCTTTTCTATCTGCCGAAGGCGCATAATCCGGAAGACAAGCGCGTGGTGCTCAGCAATGCGAGCGCCAGCCTCGTGGACATCGGTGATGGTGTGGCCACCCTCGTGTTCCATTCCAAGATGAACTCGATCAATGGTGAAATCACCGATCTGATCCATAAATCTGTGGAAAAAGTAAAAAGCGATTTCGCGGGTATGGTGATCGGCAACGACGGTGAAGTGTTCTCGGCCGGCGCCGATCTTCGCGGCATCATCGGTGCGATCAAGGAAAACAAGTTCAGCGACATCGACACGCTTCTGCGCCGCTTCCAGGGCGTGATGCAGATGATCAAGTATGCGCCTTTCCCCAGCGTGAGCTGTCCGCAGGGTCTGGTTCTGGGCGGCGGCTGCGAAGTCTCGCTGCATACCAGCGAACAGATTCTGGCCGGTGATACCTTCGCGGGTCTGGTCGAAGTCGGTGTGGGTCTCATCCCCGGCGGCGGTGGAACCAAGGAACTGGCGGTCCGTGCTTATCAGACGGCGGCCCTTGGTGAAAATGCCGATCCGATGCCCTTTTTGCAGCGCGCCTTCCTTCTGATTGGAATGGCGAAAACCTCGACTTCGGGAACGGAAGCGATCGAAATGGGACTTTATGGTTCCAAGGCGACTGTGACCCTGGCTCGTGATTATCAAATCATTCGCGCCAAACGCCGGATTCTGGAACTCGTGGAAAACGGCTATCAGCCGCCACTGCCCAGGACCCATATCAAGGTTGCCGGCGATCCCGGTATTCAGACTTTCAACATGATGCTCTACAACATGGTGCAGGCACGGCAGATTTCGCCGTATGATGCCCTGGTGGGAGAGAAGGTCGCGACCGTGCTTTGCGGTGGCGAGATCGATGGCGGCCAGACGGTTTCGGAAGAATACCTTTTGGATCTGGAACGCCGGGTGTTCGTCGAGCTTTGCAAAGAGACGAAGACTCAGGAACGCATCGAGCACATGCTGAAGACCGGTAAACCTTTGCGCAATTGA